A genome region from Taeniopygia guttata chromosome 5, bTaeGut7.mat, whole genome shotgun sequence includes the following:
- the SPTY2D1 gene encoding protein SPT2 homolog isoform X1, giving the protein MDFHNILVMASEQQGLNAVPKRYSLAVGPPKKVPKVKGVESAAVQAFLRRQEEEKRKKALEERRKKEQLLARRIELKHDRKARAMASRTKDNFYGYNGVPVEEKPKKRRACENVAQAPEAEYATEDETEQLEYSQTESEHEQEEYEEKPSKAAVKPKAPPKSAPAPLNFAELLRLAEKKQYEPVEIKRVKKVEERPRTAEELREREFLGRKNKKAEMHKKNEKEIKPTGISSSSKKLSSQKASVNTKLNKSSVDKHSTSKSSLSLSMGGIDKKSKAPALTEKHPRSSSSSRLDQMEKNSQNGSLKSSTTSSHNKLPVNGIRKSGSNSHVPPSKPMANGAQKMSSAKESSLKKSAHAKPGKPAALQHGINSNTKGSGSSLGKGGPGHPGGGSSAGPGRSSSNSGVGLGRPGSGLSSGPGRLGSSSAAGPGRPSSSSSTGPGRLGGGSGVGPGRPTGSSSTGPGRPGSSSGVGLKRPGGSLGTGPGRPGSSTNMGPGRPGSSLGTGPGRPGISPSTGAKRPGGSLGTGPGRPGISTSAGSVRPSSSPGTAVKPRCTVVSETISSKNLVTRPNNGRMNGMRPFPGHRPVLHPQGLGRPPISYKRQIEDDDDDEYDSEMDDFIEDEGEPQEEISKHIREIFGYDRKRYKDESDYALRYMESSWREQQKEEARSLRLGVQEDLEELRREEEELKRKRQSKKLRTR; this is encoded by the exons ATGGATTTCCACAACATTCTCGTGATGGCCTCGGAGCAGCAGGGGCTGAACGCCGTGCCG AAAAGGTACAGTTTGGCTGTTGGTCCTCCCAAAAAAGTTCCCAAAGTCAAGGGTGTAGAGTCTGCAGCAGTGCAAGCATTTCTCAGACgacaagaagaggaaaagagaaaaaaag CActggaagaaagaaggaagaaagagcaGCTCTTGGCAAGGCGTATTGAACTGAAACATGACAGAAAGGCAAGAGCTATGGCCTCACGAACAAAGGATAATTTTTATGGCTATAATGGTGTTCCTGTTGAAGAGAAGCCTAAAAAGAGGAGGGCTTGTGAGAATGTTGCTCAGGCCCCAGAGGCTGAGTATGCAACAGAAGATGAAACTGAGCAACTTGAATACAGTCAGACGGAATCTGAGCACGAGCAAGAAGAATATGAAGAGAAACCATCCAAAGCTGCAGTGAAACCAAAGGCACCTCCCAAAAGTGCACCAGCACCTCTGAACTTTGCAGAGCTCTTGAGGCTTGCTGAAAAGAAACAATATGAACCAGTGGAAATAAAACGAGTGAAAAAGGTAGAAGAGAGGCCCAGAACAGCAGAAGAATTGAGAGAGAGGGAGTTTTTGGGAcgcaaaaacaaaaaagcagaaatgcataagaaaaatgagaaggaGATTAAGCCTACAGGGATATCCAGTTCTTCAAAAAAACTATCTTCTCAAAAAGCATCTGTAAACACAAAACTTAACAAAAGCTCAGTAGATAAACATTCCACatctaaaagcagtctgtcacTTTCTATGGGTGGTATTGATAAGAAATCCAAAGCACCAGCATTGACTGAAAAACACCCACGGTCATCATCTTCTTCCAGACTTgatcaaatggaaaaaaactcacaaaatgGTTCCTTAAAAAGCTCTACTACTAGTAGTCATAATAAATTACCTGTCAATGGTATTAGAAAGTCTGGCTCAAACTCTCACGTGCCACCCTCAAAACCCATGGCCAATGGGGCTCAGAAAATGTCATCTGCGAAAGAATCCAGCCTGAAAAAGTCTGCCCACGCAAAACCAGGAAAACCTGCAGCTCTTCAACATGGAATCAACTCCAACACAAAAGGATCTGGCAGCAGCTTAGGAAAAGGAGGACCTGGACATCCTGGTGGTGGTTCAAGTGCAGGACCGGGGCGATCAAGCAGCAATTCTGGCGTGGGACTGGGAAGGCCGGGAAGCGGTTTAAGCTCAGGACCTGGGCGactgggcagcagctcagctgcaggacCTGGgaggcccagcagcagctcaagcaCAGGGCCTGGGAGACTGGGAGGTGGCTCAGGTGTGGGACCGGGAAGGCCAACGGGCAGTTCGAGCACAGGGCCTGGGCGACCGGGCAGCAGCTCAGGCGTGGGACTTAAGCGACCGGGCGGCAGCTTGGGCACTGGACCGGGAaggccaggcagcagcacaaacaTGGGACCAGGGAGAccaggcagcagcctgggaacagGACCAGGAAGGCCAGGAATCAGTCCAAGCACAGGAGCCAAGCGACCAGGTGGCAGCTTGGGCACTGGCCCAGGGAGGCCGGGCATCAGCACAAGCGCAGGATCTGTGCGACCAAGCAGCAGTCCGGGCACAGCTGTGAAACCCAGGTGTACTGTCGTGTCAGAAACCATTTCTTCTAAAAACCTTGTCACAAGACCTAACAATGGACGGATGAATGGAATGAGACCTTTTCCAGGGCATAGACCTGTGCTTCATCCACAAG GTCTTGGAAGACCACCTATTAGTTACAAGAGACAAAtagaagatgatgatgatgatgaataTGATTCTGAAATGGATGATTTCATTGAAGATGAAGGGGAACCtcaagaagaaatatcaaaacataTTCGGGAAATATTTGGCTATGACCGGAAAAG gtACAAAGATGAAAGTGATTATGCCTTACGTTatatggagagcagctggagagagcaACAGAAAGAAGAAGCTAGGAG CTTGAGACTCGGTGTTCAGGAAGACTTGGAAGAGCTGAGACGGGAAGAAGAAGAACTGAAACGCAAGAGACAGTCCAAGAAGCTGAGGACACGTTAA
- the SPTY2D1 gene encoding protein SPT2 homolog isoform X2: protein MASRTKDNFYGYNGVPVEEKPKKRRACENVAQAPEAEYATEDETEQLEYSQTESEHEQEEYEEKPSKAAVKPKAPPKSAPAPLNFAELLRLAEKKQYEPVEIKRVKKVEERPRTAEELREREFLGRKNKKAEMHKKNEKEIKPTGISSSSKKLSSQKASVNTKLNKSSVDKHSTSKSSLSLSMGGIDKKSKAPALTEKHPRSSSSSRLDQMEKNSQNGSLKSSTTSSHNKLPVNGIRKSGSNSHVPPSKPMANGAQKMSSAKESSLKKSAHAKPGKPAALQHGINSNTKGSGSSLGKGGPGHPGGGSSAGPGRSSSNSGVGLGRPGSGLSSGPGRLGSSSAAGPGRPSSSSSTGPGRLGGGSGVGPGRPTGSSSTGPGRPGSSSGVGLKRPGGSLGTGPGRPGSSTNMGPGRPGSSLGTGPGRPGISPSTGAKRPGGSLGTGPGRPGISTSAGSVRPSSSPGTAVKPRCTVVSETISSKNLVTRPNNGRMNGMRPFPGHRPVLHPQGLGRPPISYKRQIEDDDDDEYDSEMDDFIEDEGEPQEEISKHIREIFGYDRKRYKDESDYALRYMESSWREQQKEEARSLRLGVQEDLEELRREEEELKRKRQSKKLRTR from the exons ATGGCCTCACGAACAAAGGATAATTTTTATGGCTATAATGGTGTTCCTGTTGAAGAGAAGCCTAAAAAGAGGAGGGCTTGTGAGAATGTTGCTCAGGCCCCAGAGGCTGAGTATGCAACAGAAGATGAAACTGAGCAACTTGAATACAGTCAGACGGAATCTGAGCACGAGCAAGAAGAATATGAAGAGAAACCATCCAAAGCTGCAGTGAAACCAAAGGCACCTCCCAAAAGTGCACCAGCACCTCTGAACTTTGCAGAGCTCTTGAGGCTTGCTGAAAAGAAACAATATGAACCAGTGGAAATAAAACGAGTGAAAAAGGTAGAAGAGAGGCCCAGAACAGCAGAAGAATTGAGAGAGAGGGAGTTTTTGGGAcgcaaaaacaaaaaagcagaaatgcataagaaaaatgagaaggaGATTAAGCCTACAGGGATATCCAGTTCTTCAAAAAAACTATCTTCTCAAAAAGCATCTGTAAACACAAAACTTAACAAAAGCTCAGTAGATAAACATTCCACatctaaaagcagtctgtcacTTTCTATGGGTGGTATTGATAAGAAATCCAAAGCACCAGCATTGACTGAAAAACACCCACGGTCATCATCTTCTTCCAGACTTgatcaaatggaaaaaaactcacaaaatgGTTCCTTAAAAAGCTCTACTACTAGTAGTCATAATAAATTACCTGTCAATGGTATTAGAAAGTCTGGCTCAAACTCTCACGTGCCACCCTCAAAACCCATGGCCAATGGGGCTCAGAAAATGTCATCTGCGAAAGAATCCAGCCTGAAAAAGTCTGCCCACGCAAAACCAGGAAAACCTGCAGCTCTTCAACATGGAATCAACTCCAACACAAAAGGATCTGGCAGCAGCTTAGGAAAAGGAGGACCTGGACATCCTGGTGGTGGTTCAAGTGCAGGACCGGGGCGATCAAGCAGCAATTCTGGCGTGGGACTGGGAAGGCCGGGAAGCGGTTTAAGCTCAGGACCTGGGCGactgggcagcagctcagctgcaggacCTGGgaggcccagcagcagctcaagcaCAGGGCCTGGGAGACTGGGAGGTGGCTCAGGTGTGGGACCGGGAAGGCCAACGGGCAGTTCGAGCACAGGGCCTGGGCGACCGGGCAGCAGCTCAGGCGTGGGACTTAAGCGACCGGGCGGCAGCTTGGGCACTGGACCGGGAaggccaggcagcagcacaaacaTGGGACCAGGGAGAccaggcagcagcctgggaacagGACCAGGAAGGCCAGGAATCAGTCCAAGCACAGGAGCCAAGCGACCAGGTGGCAGCTTGGGCACTGGCCCAGGGAGGCCGGGCATCAGCACAAGCGCAGGATCTGTGCGACCAAGCAGCAGTCCGGGCACAGCTGTGAAACCCAGGTGTACTGTCGTGTCAGAAACCATTTCTTCTAAAAACCTTGTCACAAGACCTAACAATGGACGGATGAATGGAATGAGACCTTTTCCAGGGCATAGACCTGTGCTTCATCCACAAG GTCTTGGAAGACCACCTATTAGTTACAAGAGACAAAtagaagatgatgatgatgatgaataTGATTCTGAAATGGATGATTTCATTGAAGATGAAGGGGAACCtcaagaagaaatatcaaaacataTTCGGGAAATATTTGGCTATGACCGGAAAAG gtACAAAGATGAAAGTGATTATGCCTTACGTTatatggagagcagctggagagagcaACAGAAAGAAGAAGCTAGGAG CTTGAGACTCGGTGTTCAGGAAGACTTGGAAGAGCTGAGACGGGAAGAAGAAGAACTGAAACGCAAGAGACAGTCCAAGAAGCTGAGGACACGTTAA